A region from the Gemmatimonadales bacterium genome encodes:
- the efp gene encoding elongation factor P, protein MKANDIRKGTVIYYEGKPHLVMDFTHRTPGNLRAFVQVRLRNLNTGMSLDHRFSATELVEEARLDTRTMQVLYADGNGVHVMDADTYEQYTLDPDVVGEDAAWMVAEMQFDATWLEGRPISFQLPASLELEVVETSPVMKTATKTASSKPAKLSNGVTIQVPEFVAQGERVRVNPRERVYLERVK, encoded by the coding sequence ATGAAAGCCAATGACATCCGCAAGGGGACCGTGATCTATTACGAGGGGAAGCCGCACCTCGTCATGGATTTCACCCACCGTACCCCGGGGAACCTCCGGGCCTTCGTGCAGGTCCGGCTCCGCAACCTGAACACCGGCATGTCGCTCGACCATCGGTTCAGCGCGACCGAACTGGTCGAGGAGGCCCGCCTCGATACCAGGACGATGCAGGTCCTCTACGCGGACGGCAACGGGGTCCACGTCATGGACGCCGATACCTATGAGCAGTACACCCTCGATCCGGACGTGGTCGGCGAGGATGCCGCGTGGATGGTTGCAGAAATGCAATTCGACGCGACCTGGCTCGAGGGGCGGCCGATCTCGTTCCAGTTGCCGGCCTCGCTCGAACTGGAAGTTGTCGAGACGTCACCGGTCATGAAGACCGCGACCAAGACGGCGAGCTCGAAACCGGCCAAGCTCAGCAACGGGGTCACCATCCAGGTGCCGGAGTTCGTTGCGCAGGGTGAGCGCGTCCGGGTCAACCCGCGTGAGCGTGTCTATCTCGAACGCGTGAAGTAA
- a CDS encoding carboxypeptidase regulatory-like domain-containing protein gives MRLGASAENRAIDPDTGTNDMLVRCSARLASAFALLAALMFVAVRPAHAQSDVDIIVGTVTDASGKPVPGASVEAFSIETEVTRSTHTNDKGQFRILIDAGGGQSQYRISVKAIGKAPQIYNVMRQPDDDRIVLNVKMGDQAQRISDLVATSGRRPNLDQAESRATAGEAVHTINGDQAMRLPIDASDLSALAALAPGVILTGATDSTAASFSVAGQSAASNTYVVNGLTTTSTNLPQDAVRSTRVITNTYDVSRGNFSGGMVSVTTKSGGNRVTGSLSSYSINNTLAWGGVSGNQFQAGQATQSFGAGFGGPLKRNVTSLFGSFQYNHSASPVASLNVADDATLSRLGVSPDSVATFINAVSATGLTAKAGTISPNASNDRFNGIFRFDWNAGQTHVISFTGSANWSSNEPQRINSTSLPQVGGTSSNKSATAAVRVSSRFNSGLINSLNGGYSYSSNNSSPYLFAPAGRVTSFSTVDSGQLTFTTLGFGGNTGFPTSSTTNGVEVTDELSLLSPAGAHRWALGLYGNTSDITSDVTNNRNGTFTYATLGDFENNDPSTFTRTLQPTIRSGQIFNEAIYLSDAWRIPLSKRNSTAAATAAGEGTPNGGGRGGFGGGGGRGGRGGGGGGGFGGGGAGNLQLNYGLRLEHSSYAGAPATNEDVLNEFHVDTHVLPTETYLSPRIGFSYAIPAPEQQGSAQRGFAPPLWTIRGGVGVFRGTMPSGLPQTAQGQSGLINAQTQLYCTGEAVPTPDWSDYINDPSTIPDQCLDDSSTPVINGIPIVTVYDPNYGASKTKRASLGFTRRITPRVSFNVDASYVRGVGQAASKDLNLNDQPIFSIGSENNRPVYADPAQIVTSTGAIPLAASRKDINFGQVNDVFSALQNSTKQVTFNVSGTTSKQINLSFSYTLMSARDQGGSGGGFGGGFGGGNQTAGDPNDYEWGTSSSDRRHNFQAQISWPITPAFELTSNMGMVSGRPYTPVVSGDINGDGSGNNDRAFIFDPATTTDTAISNGMNRLLKETSGNARKCLEAQIGQIAGRNTCYGPWQPTLAFQMNWRPAMFDRRLAVSLSTQNLLGGLDEWINGPDNIKGWGGNASPDNHLLQVKGFDPTTEQFVYAVNERFGNTSSAATARRSPFQLQVALRYAIGYDPRTQQIQQLSRSLGGASSGLGALDSAMARYRRQNVATQILARKDSLVLSKDQVAKLQALVDSSNAKLQVQVDSIRPDVEKIAKIGSAADLQPLQQKLGPFQFALFQQQIKTRDQAHAILTDVQWALLPDSVTNVQNNLFGGGRGGPGGGPGGAGGGRGGNRGGGGE, from the coding sequence GTGCGACTAGGCGCTTCGGCCGAGAATCGTGCCATCGACCCCGATACCGGGACCAATGACATGCTGGTTCGTTGCTCCGCTCGCCTCGCGAGCGCCTTCGCACTCCTCGCAGCGCTGATGTTCGTGGCGGTCAGACCGGCCCACGCGCAAAGTGACGTCGACATCATCGTTGGCACGGTGACCGACGCCAGCGGGAAGCCGGTGCCGGGTGCCTCGGTCGAGGCGTTCAGCATCGAGACCGAGGTGACTCGCTCGACGCATACGAACGACAAGGGGCAATTCCGGATCCTCATCGATGCCGGCGGCGGACAGAGCCAGTACCGGATCTCGGTCAAGGCAATCGGCAAGGCGCCGCAGATCTACAACGTGATGCGCCAGCCGGACGACGACCGCATCGTCCTGAACGTGAAGATGGGTGACCAGGCGCAGCGGATCTCCGATCTGGTGGCCACGAGCGGACGCCGCCCGAACCTCGACCAGGCCGAGAGCCGAGCCACGGCGGGCGAGGCGGTCCACACGATCAACGGCGACCAGGCGATGCGTCTTCCGATCGACGCGTCCGACCTGTCGGCGCTCGCGGCGCTTGCTCCCGGCGTCATTCTCACCGGGGCCACCGATTCGACGGCGGCGAGCTTCTCGGTTGCCGGCCAGAGCGCAGCATCGAATACCTATGTGGTGAACGGCCTCACGACGACCAGCACCAACCTGCCACAAGACGCCGTGCGGAGCACGCGCGTGATTACCAACACCTACGACGTATCGCGCGGCAATTTCTCGGGCGGCATGGTGTCGGTGACGACGAAGAGTGGCGGCAACCGGGTCACGGGCTCGCTGAGCAGTTACTCGATCAACAACACGCTTGCATGGGGTGGTGTCAGCGGCAACCAGTTTCAGGCGGGGCAGGCAACGCAATCATTTGGCGCAGGGTTCGGTGGTCCGCTGAAGCGGAACGTGACGTCCTTGTTCGGCTCGTTCCAGTACAATCACTCGGCGTCGCCGGTGGCTTCGCTCAATGTCGCCGACGATGCGACGCTCTCTCGACTCGGCGTGTCACCGGACTCGGTGGCCACGTTCATCAACGCCGTCTCGGCGACGGGCCTCACCGCCAAGGCGGGGACGATTTCGCCCAACGCCTCGAACGACCGCTTCAACGGCATCTTCCGTTTCGACTGGAACGCCGGCCAGACCCATGTGATCTCGTTCACCGGAAGTGCCAACTGGAGCTCGAACGAACCGCAGCGCATCAATTCGACGTCGCTGCCGCAGGTCGGTGGAACCTCGTCGAACAAGAGTGCCACCGCTGCGGTTCGCGTCTCGTCGCGCTTCAACAGTGGTCTGATCAACTCGCTGAATGGCGGGTACTCGTACAGCAGCAACAACTCGAGCCCCTACCTGTTCGCGCCCGCCGGACGCGTCACCAGCTTCAGCACGGTCGACTCCGGGCAGCTCACCTTCACGACCCTCGGGTTCGGCGGCAATACCGGATTCCCGACCAGCAGCACGACGAACGGGGTTGAAGTCACCGACGAGTTGTCGCTCCTCTCGCCCGCGGGCGCACACCGCTGGGCACTCGGCTTGTACGGCAATACTTCCGACATCACCAGCGACGTGACCAACAATCGCAACGGGACGTTCACCTACGCCACGCTGGGGGACTTCGAGAACAACGACCCCTCGACGTTCACCCGGACGCTCCAGCCGACGATCCGCTCGGGGCAGATCTTCAACGAGGCGATCTACCTCAGCGATGCCTGGCGCATTCCGCTCAGCAAACGCAACAGCACGGCGGCGGCAACGGCTGCCGGTGAGGGAACGCCGAATGGCGGCGGACGCGGCGGCTTCGGTGGTGGCGGCGGTCGTGGCGGTCGCGGTGGTGGCGGCGGCGGCGGGTTTGGTGGCGGCGGCGCCGGCAATCTCCAGCTCAACTACGGCCTGCGCCTCGAGCATTCTTCGTACGCTGGCGCACCGGCGACCAACGAGGACGTGCTCAACGAATTCCACGTCGATACGCACGTGCTGCCGACCGAGACCTACCTCTCGCCGCGGATCGGATTCAGCTACGCGATTCCGGCGCCGGAGCAGCAGGGCTCGGCGCAACGCGGCTTCGCTCCGCCGCTCTGGACGATACGCGGCGGCGTGGGTGTCTTCCGCGGGACAATGCCATCGGGCCTGCCGCAGACGGCGCAGGGTCAGTCGGGGCTGATCAACGCCCAGACCCAGCTCTATTGCACCGGCGAGGCCGTCCCGACGCCGGACTGGTCGGACTACATCAATGATCCGAGCACCATCCCTGATCAATGCCTCGACGACAGCTCGACGCCGGTGATCAACGGCATTCCGATCGTCACCGTGTACGACCCCAACTATGGCGCCTCGAAGACCAAGCGTGCCTCACTCGGCTTCACCCGCCGGATCACGCCGCGTGTCTCGTTCAATGTCGACGCATCCTATGTGCGCGGCGTGGGCCAGGCGGCCTCGAAGGACCTCAACCTCAACGACCAGCCGATCTTCAGCATCGGCAGCGAAAACAATCGTCCGGTGTATGCGGACCCCGCGCAGATCGTGACATCGACCGGCGCGATTCCGCTGGCGGCGTCGCGCAAGGACATCAACTTCGGTCAGGTAAACGATGTCTTCAGCGCGCTCCAGAACAGCACCAAGCAGGTGACGTTCAATGTCTCGGGAACGACCAGCAAGCAGATCAACCTGAGCTTCAGCTATACGCTGATGTCCGCCCGCGACCAGGGGGGCTCGGGTGGCGGCTTCGGCGGCGGGTTCGGCGGCGGCAACCAGACCGCCGGCGATCCGAACGACTACGAATGGGGGACCTCGAGCAGCGATCGGCGGCACAACTTCCAGGCGCAGATCTCGTGGCCGATTACTCCGGCGTTCGAGCTCACCTCGAACATGGGGATGGTCTCGGGGCGGCCGTACACCCCGGTCGTCTCAGGTGATATCAATGGAGATGGGTCGGGCAACAACGATCGCGCGTTCATCTTCGACCCTGCGACAACGACCGACACCGCAATCTCGAATGGCATGAACCGCCTCCTCAAGGAGACTTCGGGGAACGCGCGGAAGTGTCTCGAGGCGCAGATTGGCCAGATCGCCGGCCGCAACACCTGCTACGGGCCGTGGCAGCCGACGCTGGCGTTCCAGATGAACTGGCGCCCCGCGATGTTCGATCGCCGCCTCGCGGTGTCACTCTCAACGCAGAACCTGCTCGGCGGCCTCGACGAGTGGATCAACGGGCCCGACAACATCAAGGGATGGGGCGGGAATGCGTCGCCGGACAACCACCTGTTGCAGGTCAAGGGCTTTGACCCGACGACCGAGCAGTTCGTCTATGCGGTGAACGAGCGGTTCGGCAACACCAGCTCGGCCGCGACGGCGCGCCGCAGCCCGTTCCAGCTGCAGGTCGCGCTGCGGTACGCGATCGGATACGATCCGCGCACCCAGCAGATCCAGCAGCTGAGCCGTTCGCTCGGCGGCGCCAGCAGCGGTCTCGGTGCGCTCGATTCGGCGATGGCACGGTATCGCCGGCAGAACGTCGCGACGCAGATCCTGGCGCGGAAGGACTCGCTGGTCCTGAGCAAGGATCAGGTCGCCAAGCTGCAGGCACTGGTTGATTCGAGCAACGCGAAGTTGCAGGTCCAGGTCGACAGTATCCGGCCGGACGTCGAGAAGATTGCCAAGATCGGCTCGGCGGCGGACCTGCAACCGCTACAGCAGAAGCTGGGACCGTTCCAGTTCGCGCTCTTTCAGCAGCAGATCAAGACGCGTGATCAGGCGCACGCGATCCTGACCGACGTCCAGTGGGCGCTGCTCCCGGATTCGGTGACCAACGTGCAGAACAACCTCTTCGGCGGTGGGCGCGGTGGTCCTGGCGGCGGCCCCGGAGGCGCTGGCGGCGGTCGCGGTGGCAATCGCGGCGGCGGCGGAGAGTGA
- a CDS encoding carboxypeptidase-like regulatory domain-containing protein encodes MPLRRVLRVVSALLFVAAAQLARPHTALAQGGNLDIIEGKVLDKDGKPVPNATIEALSIQTDETRRATTKADGKYIIFFNDGGGQYRITARAIGHNPFIQNVTRQEDDDRIDLDITLGSQAVRLQDIVASTSRRPDLTREDRPTAGETGLFITGDQALRLPIDATDLAALAALAPGVIFTSGTDSTASTFSVAGQSAESNSYQVNGMTTTSTTVPQDAVRTTRVITNTYDVARGGFSGGQVSVTSRGGGNRVTGSLSSRFQNQDLAWGGNTSNAFGQGTTNELLSGGFGGPIKRNHTSLFGSLQVTRRLQPLPSLNIADNATLQRLGASPDSVAKFISTVNGLGLTGLAGDISSDRTSDQYSSLDRFDWNMGRTSIVTITSNLGWNTQDPTRIGSTQLPQVGGNSKTNNGAVSLQVASQLGRWVNQFRGGVSVNDSRSDPYLTAPVGRVTNESTLDSGEIATTVFGFGGNAGLPQHNNTKSFEATNEISVLPGSGTHRFALGFYSYAQQFDQDVTNNRFGTYTYNSLLDFENNTPAQFTRTLQPTIRDGTSWNEAIYLSDAWRPRSSRAGRGGGANGGGRGAGGGGGGGFGGGGGGGRRGGRGGGGDIGTAGAGGSNFQLIYGVRLEHSSYLGAPALNDSVFNEFHVRTDQLPGEFYVSPRIGFSYSIPRPEQQGSSQRGFAPPILVIRGGAGIFRGQMPATLPGTAQAQSGLSTAQTQLVCVGDAVPDPNWMDFATDPGNIPSECVNNQSTPVTTGRPTVTTYDPNYGAPKTQRVSLGLSRSITPRISFNVDASYVHGIGQAASRDLNLNDATSRFNLGAEDNRPVFADPAQIIPTTGAVPLSASRIDQAFGRVNTVFSALENRTKQVTFNLAGTTNKQMVINLAYTLMYAQDEGGAGGGIGGGLNQTAGDPNVYTWAPSSNERRHNFQLSMQWPVTPALEITGTGSITSGSHYTPIVAGDINGDGSSGNDRAFIYNPSITTDTAVANGMSRLLNETSGNARKCLQAQMGQIAGRNTCTGPWQPSLNVQVNWRPGFFDRRLALSVSTQNLLGGLDQLINGENNLKGWGGFARPDGTLLTVDGFDPNTNQFKYVVNERFGNTSGSALAQRQPFQLQLSVRYTIGYDTRLQQIQQLGRGTIQPATARMLVDSFTVRFDRQNAAVAALNRKDSLALLPAQVTQLTTLRDSSAAFMKPQIDSLTTAVDVVQKAKTSADVVPLLTQIRTFSQIAVREQTRVHDRVRQILTDVQWALLPDYVRTPSNNLTGGAAGGRGGFGGGRGGRGGGGGGGRGGE; translated from the coding sequence ATGCCGTTGCGCCGTGTGCTTCGAGTCGTATCCGCTCTGCTCTTCGTCGCCGCCGCCCAGCTCGCTCGTCCCCACACTGCCCTCGCGCAAGGCGGCAACCTCGACATCATCGAAGGAAAGGTGCTCGACAAGGACGGCAAGCCGGTTCCCAATGCCACCATCGAAGCGTTGAGCATCCAGACCGACGAAACCCGCCGCGCCACCACGAAAGCCGACGGCAAGTACATCATCTTCTTCAACGATGGCGGCGGGCAGTACCGGATCACCGCCCGCGCGATCGGTCACAACCCGTTCATCCAGAACGTGACACGACAGGAAGATGACGATCGCATCGACCTCGACATCACCCTCGGATCCCAGGCGGTCCGGTTGCAGGACATCGTCGCGAGCACCAGCCGGCGCCCTGACCTGACCCGCGAGGATCGGCCAACTGCTGGCGAGACCGGACTTTTCATCACCGGCGATCAGGCGCTCCGGTTGCCGATCGATGCGACCGACCTCGCCGCCCTCGCGGCACTCGCGCCCGGAGTGATCTTCACCTCAGGGACCGACTCGACCGCATCGACCTTCTCGGTCGCCGGCCAGAGCGCCGAGTCGAACAGTTATCAGGTCAACGGCATGACGACGACGAGCACCACCGTTCCGCAGGACGCGGTGCGGACGACGCGCGTGATCACCAACACCTACGACGTGGCGCGCGGCGGATTTTCCGGCGGGCAGGTGTCGGTGACATCACGCGGCGGCGGGAATCGCGTCACCGGATCACTCAGCAGTCGATTCCAGAATCAGGATCTCGCGTGGGGCGGAAATACGTCCAACGCGTTCGGCCAGGGAACAACCAACGAACTGCTGAGCGGCGGGTTCGGCGGTCCGATCAAGCGGAATCACACATCGCTGTTCGGGTCGCTGCAGGTCACCCGACGATTGCAGCCGCTTCCTTCGCTCAACATTGCCGACAACGCGACGCTGCAGCGCCTCGGTGCCTCGCCGGATTCCGTCGCGAAATTCATCTCGACCGTCAATGGCCTCGGCTTGACGGGACTCGCCGGCGACATCTCGTCGGATCGCACCAGCGACCAGTATTCCTCGCTTGACCGCTTCGACTGGAACATGGGTCGGACCTCGATCGTCACGATCACGTCGAATCTTGGCTGGAATACCCAGGATCCCACGCGAATCGGGAGCACCCAGCTGCCGCAGGTCGGCGGCAACTCGAAGACGAATAACGGCGCGGTGTCGCTCCAGGTGGCGTCGCAACTCGGACGATGGGTGAACCAGTTCCGTGGTGGTGTGTCGGTCAACGATTCCCGATCGGATCCGTACCTCACCGCCCCGGTCGGCCGGGTGACCAATGAGTCGACCCTCGATTCCGGAGAAATCGCAACGACGGTGTTCGGTTTTGGCGGAAACGCCGGCCTGCCGCAGCACAACAACACCAAGAGTTTCGAGGCCACCAACGAGATTTCGGTCTTGCCGGGGAGCGGGACGCATCGATTCGCACTGGGCTTCTACTCCTACGCCCAGCAGTTCGACCAGGACGTCACCAACAACCGGTTCGGCACCTACACGTACAACTCGCTACTCGACTTCGAGAACAACACGCCCGCGCAGTTCACGCGCACGCTGCAGCCGACCATCCGCGACGGCACGTCGTGGAACGAAGCGATCTACCTCAGCGACGCATGGCGTCCGCGGTCATCGCGCGCCGGCCGTGGCGGGGGCGCCAACGGCGGCGGCCGCGGGGCTGGGGGCGGTGGGGGCGGCGGATTTGGCGGGGGCGGCGGTGGTGGTCGTCGCGGCGGCCGCGGTGGCGGCGGAGACATCGGCACGGCAGGGGCCGGCGGCAGCAATTTCCAGCTGATCTATGGCGTGCGGCTGGAGCATTCGTCGTACCTCGGCGCGCCGGCGCTCAACGATTCGGTGTTCAATGAATTCCACGTCCGCACCGATCAGCTTCCCGGCGAATTCTACGTGTCGCCGCGCATCGGCTTCAGCTACAGCATTCCGCGCCCGGAGCAGCAGGGCTCGAGTCAGCGCGGCTTCGCGCCGCCGATCCTCGTGATCCGCGGGGGCGCCGGAATCTTCCGCGGGCAAATGCCGGCGACGCTTCCGGGCACGGCGCAGGCGCAGTCGGGATTGAGCACCGCACAGACACAGTTGGTATGCGTCGGCGATGCCGTTCCGGATCCGAACTGGATGGACTTCGCGACCGATCCCGGCAACATCCCGTCCGAGTGCGTCAACAACCAATCGACGCCCGTGACCACCGGCCGGCCGACGGTCACCACGTACGACCCCAATTACGGCGCGCCCAAGACGCAACGCGTGTCGCTCGGCCTTTCGCGCAGCATCACGCCGCGCATCTCGTTCAATGTCGATGCGTCGTACGTGCATGGCATCGGCCAGGCAGCGTCGCGCGATCTCAATCTCAACGACGCAACATCGCGTTTCAACCTTGGTGCCGAGGATAACCGGCCGGTCTTTGCTGATCCGGCACAGATCATCCCCACCACCGGGGCGGTGCCGCTCTCGGCGTCGCGCATCGACCAGGCATTCGGCCGGGTGAACACGGTGTTCTCGGCGCTGGAGAACCGCACCAAGCAGGTCACCTTCAATCTGGCCGGCACGACCAACAAGCAGATGGTGATCAACCTCGCCTATACGCTGATGTATGCCCAGGACGAAGGCGGTGCGGGCGGCGGCATTGGCGGCGGGCTCAACCAGACCGCCGGAGATCCCAACGTCTACACCTGGGCACCGTCGAGCAACGAGCGGCGCCACAACTTCCAGCTGAGCATGCAGTGGCCGGTCACTCCCGCACTCGAAATCACCGGCACGGGGAGCATCACATCGGGGTCGCATTACACGCCGATCGTCGCCGGCGACATCAACGGGGATGGTTCGTCCGGGAATGACCGCGCCTTCATCTACAATCCGTCCATCACGACCGACACGGCGGTGGCGAACGGCATGTCGCGCCTGCTGAACGAAACGTCGGGAAATGCCCGCAAATGCCTGCAGGCGCAGATGGGGCAGATTGCCGGCCGGAACACCTGTACGGGACCGTGGCAACCATCGCTCAACGTGCAAGTCAATTGGCGGCCCGGGTTCTTCGATCGTCGGCTGGCGCTGTCGGTGTCCACACAGAATCTCCTGGGTGGACTCGACCAGTTGATCAATGGCGAGAACAACCTCAAGGGATGGGGCGGCTTCGCTCGTCCCGACGGGACGCTGCTCACGGTCGACGGTTTTGATCCGAACACCAATCAGTTCAAGTACGTGGTCAATGAGCGCTTCGGCAACACAAGCGGGAGCGCCCTGGCACAGCGCCAGCCGTTCCAGCTGCAGCTCAGCGTGCGGTATACCATCGGCTATGACACGCGGCTGCAGCAGATTCAGCAGCTCGGTCGCGGCACCATCCAGCCCGCAACCGCGCGGATGCTGGTCGACTCGTTCACGGTCCGCTTCGACCGCCAGAACGCAGCGGTCGCGGCACTCAACCGGAAAGACTCGCTGGCGCTGTTGCCGGCGCAGGTGACCCAGCTGACCACGTTGAGGGATTCGAGTGCCGCGTTCATGAAGCCGCAGATCGATTCCCTCACGACAGCGGTGGACGTGGTGCAGAAGGCGAAGACCAGCGCCGACGTGGTACCGCTCCTTACCCAGATACGGACCTTCTCTCAGATCGCCGTGCGGGAGCAGACCCGGGTGCACGACCGGGTCCGCCAGATACTCACCGATGTCCAGTGGGCGCTCCTCCCCGACTACGTGCGGACACCTTCGAACAACCTCACCGGCGGCGCGGCGGGCGGCCGTGGCGGCTTTGGCGGTGGGCGGGGTGGTCGCGGAGGCGGCGGTGGGGGCGGCCGCGGGGGCGAGTAA
- a CDS encoding ABC transporter ATP-binding protein, whose product MTAPGKPKVSSEVVWREARELIWLHRKRLGVGFILMLINRGSGFVLPGSVTVVLGRVLPRHDKHLLVMVALAIGAATLVQAATSFGLSQILGVAAQRAITDMRRTVQSHLIRLPIRAFDSTQTGQLVSRVMSDAEGIRNLIGTGLVQLAGGLLTSLAAFVILLYLNWRLTVWTIILLGGFSAGMAYAFSKLRPIFRIRGQLNAEVTGRLVESISGIRVVKAYAAERREKLAFTKGVNRLLRNVAATMTGISAAGAMSAVVIGLIGVVMIVVGGGDVIAGRMTIAQLVAYSGFTIMMASPLIQIASVSTQITEAFAGLDRIRELRSWVPEDADDANRHPAGTIIGHVEFQDVTFSYDPGVPVLKHVSFDAPAGSSTALVGSSGSGKSTLVSLVMAFNHPDSGTILVDGRDLGTLRLRDYRSRLGIVLQDNFLFDGTILENIRFAQPSASDAEVLEAARIAHCDEFTLRFELGYMTIVGERGVKLSGGQRQRVAIARAILADPAILILDEATSSLDSESEALIQEGLARLRAGRTTFVIAHRLSTITSADQILVLDNGEIAERGTHDELLEVGGRYRALYERQYRQAINRYVNPGEELPGAVHLRS is encoded by the coding sequence ATGACAGCACCCGGAAAACCAAAGGTCAGCAGCGAGGTTGTCTGGCGCGAAGCGCGTGAGCTGATCTGGCTCCATCGCAAGCGACTGGGCGTCGGCTTCATCCTGATGCTGATCAACCGAGGCAGCGGGTTCGTCCTCCCCGGCTCCGTCACGGTTGTGCTCGGCCGGGTGCTCCCGCGCCACGACAAGCATCTGCTGGTGATGGTTGCCTTGGCCATCGGAGCTGCCACGCTGGTGCAGGCCGCCACATCGTTCGGACTGTCGCAGATCCTCGGCGTCGCCGCGCAGCGCGCCATTACCGACATGCGACGGACGGTGCAGTCCCACCTGATTCGGCTTCCGATTCGCGCCTTCGACTCCACCCAGACCGGCCAGCTGGTATCCCGCGTGATGAGCGATGCCGAAGGGATTCGCAACCTCATCGGCACCGGCTTGGTGCAACTCGCCGGCGGGCTCCTCACGTCGCTCGCGGCGTTTGTCATCCTGCTCTATCTCAATTGGCGTCTGACGGTCTGGACGATCATTCTCCTCGGCGGGTTCTCGGCCGGGATGGCGTACGCGTTCAGCAAGCTGCGACCGATCTTCCGGATCCGCGGGCAACTCAATGCCGAAGTCACCGGACGCCTGGTCGAGAGCATCTCGGGGATTCGCGTCGTCAAGGCGTACGCGGCCGAGCGCCGCGAGAAGCTGGCGTTCACCAAGGGCGTCAATCGCCTGCTGCGCAACGTTGCGGCAACGATGACCGGAATCTCCGCCGCCGGGGCGATGTCGGCGGTGGTGATCGGACTGATCGGGGTTGTGATGATCGTCGTCGGCGGCGGGGATGTGATCGCGGGCCGCATGACGATTGCGCAACTGGTGGCCTACTCCGGCTTTACCATCATGATGGCGAGCCCGCTCATCCAGATCGCGTCGGTGAGTACGCAGATCACCGAGGCATTCGCCGGCCTCGACCGCATCCGGGAACTCCGGTCCTGGGTGCCCGAGGATGCCGACGATGCCAACCGGCATCCCGCGGGGACGATCATCGGGCATGTGGAGTTCCAGGACGTCACCTTCTCATACGACCCGGGCGTTCCCGTACTCAAGCACGTCTCGTTCGATGCGCCAGCCGGCTCCTCCACGGCACTGGTCGGGTCGAGTGGATCGGGAAAAAGCACGTTGGTGTCACTGGTCATGGCGTTCAATCATCCCGATTCCGGCACGATCCTGGTCGACGGTCGCGATCTCGGCACATTGCGGCTGCGGGACTATCGCAGCCGGCTGGGGATCGTGCTGCAGGACAACTTTCTCTTCGACGGCACCATTCTCGAGAACATCCGCTTTGCGCAGCCAAGTGCCAGCGACGCCGAGGTCCTCGAGGCGGCGCGGATCGCCCACTGCGATGAATTCACCCTCCGATTCGAGCTCGGGTACATGACGATCGTGGGGGAGCGCGGGGTGAAGCTCAGCGGCGGCCAGCGCCAGCGTGTCGCGATCGCGCGTGCAATTCTCGCGGATCCGGCGATCCTCATCCTCGACGAAGCGACGTCGTCGCTCGACTCGGAAAGCGAGGCGTTGATCCAGGAGGGTCTGGCGCGGCTGCGCGCCGGTCGCACCACGTTCGTGATCGCGCACCGGCTCTCGACGATTACCTCAGCTGATCAGATCCTGGTCCTCGACAACGGCGAGATTGCGGAGCGGGGAACCCACGACGAACTGCTGGAGGTCGGAGGCAGGTACCGCGCGCTGTACGAACGTCAGTACCGGCAGGCCATCAATCGATATGTGAACCCGGGAGAGGAACTGCCCGGTGCGGTGCATCTCAGAAGCTGA
- a CDS encoding SufE family protein: MAMLFDSIIARLRAADRNTRLETLLDYSRKLRDLPPSLQAASDRASHRVNECQTPVFLWALLHDGKVALHADAPREAPTVRGFLALLQSRLDGATAAEVAAIPNDLLDQLGIAELLGMTRTHGLTAVLLRVKALVAEVDPQA, translated from the coding sequence ATGGCGATGCTCTTCGATTCGATAATTGCCCGCCTGCGCGCGGCGGATCGAAACACCCGGCTGGAAACGCTGCTGGACTATTCCCGGAAACTTCGGGACTTGCCTCCTTCTCTACAAGCGGCGAGCGATCGCGCATCGCATCGGGTGAACGAGTGCCAGACCCCGGTCTTCCTCTGGGCGTTGCTTCATGATGGAAAAGTCGCCTTGCATGCCGATGCTCCGCGCGAGGCACCGACGGTCAGGGGATTCCTCGCCCTGCTGCAGTCCCGCCTGGATGGCGCGACCGCGGCGGAGGTTGCGGCGATCCCCAACGATCTCCTCGACCAACTCGGGATCGCCGAACTGCTCGGCATGACCCGGACGCATGGTCTGACCGCGGTCCTGCTCCGGGTCAAGGCGCTGGTGGCCGAGGTCGACCCGCAAGCGTAA